The Flavobacterium sp. 1 genome contains the following window.
TTCTGAAGCAGATAAAGCGTAGTTAAATATTTTTAACTCATCTAATTTTCCTTTGTAAGGAGCAGGAGTAGTGTTTGCATACAGCTCAAGTGTTCCAATATTACCAATTACTAAATCAGTTGGTTCACCAATACCCACAGCTGTTCCAGTTGCATCAGCCTTCTCACCAGTTAAAACACCATTAGTATATATTCTCAATTTTGCTGCAGTAACATCTCTCATAATAACTACATGTACCCAATTTCCATTAAAATAACTAGTTGCTGCTAATGTTGAATTAAGTTCTGTTTTAGTTTTATCATCGTCTATAGCAAATCGGAATTGATTACTTTTAATTTCTATATTAAATCTTCTTCCTGTTGCACCTGTTGTGGCATTTTTTGTCATCGAGCCTTTGCACAATATATAAGAACTCAAAGTTGAACCTGCGGGTATTAAGCTAGCATCTGCCTTCATCCAAAATGAAACAGTAAAAGAACTTTTGTCAAATAAGAGGTTTTCTTGATGCGGAATGCTTACCATAAGCTTGTTTGGTAATAATGTTCCAAAATCTATTGCATTATTTGCTTTTCCAGATACTCTAACAGCAGCATTATCAAAAGCAGCATCTAATCGGCCATTATTAGTATAACTTGAAATATCCGCAATTTGATCTCCATCTCCTGCGGTTTCCTTAAATGGCCAATGACCGACAAGTTCTGGATTTAGCGCGCGAAAATTCCATAAATCGCCAGTCACAACTCCTTTAGCATTAGAAGCATCAATTCTCCAATAATACGTTGTTGCTGGACTTAAACCAGTAAGTGAATAGGTTGGAGCCACAACATAAGCTACATCGCCTAATTTTGTCAAGCTGTCAGGATTTGTTCCAAAATAAACAGAATAAGTTGTTGTATTTGAACTGCCTGTCCATTTTAAAGCTAGAGCACCATTTAGCAGTTCTACGGCATTCAGTCCTGTTGCAGGTGCTGGAGTAGCTGCTTTTGTAGGAGCCGAAGGAATTGCTGGCGTAGTAATAGAATTTACATCACTGTAACTCGAAGATTCAGTGGCAGTTTTAGCTTTTATGCGATAATAATATTTAGTGTTAGTGATTAAATTTGCATCGGTATAAGTAACTGTATTTGCTGCTGTCTGCGAAATTTCGGTAAAAGAAAATCCATCTGTTGAACGCTCAATTACAAAATTAGTTTCGTTATTTGAATTGTTTGTCCAATTTAAAATCACTTTGCTTGAGGGAGTTGGTATTTCAACTGAACTTGCATTGAAAGTAATCGAAGTTGGGGGGATAATAAAATCCGGAGGTGTTTGATTTGTTAAACCATTAATGTACACTTCAATATTCAAATAGGGTACCTGTGTTGTGCTTACTGCCAAAGCATCGGCACTGTTTTTATTCAGCCCGTTTGCATCTTCCCAAGCATCTGGCATACCATCATTATCGGTATCCAAAGGAGCTGGAGCTCCATAAACATGTCCTGCTCCACCGTTTGTAAAACCAAACTTTGATGTTAAATCGGTTTGAACATAAACATAGGTTGCGGTTGTTCCTTTAGACATCAAATCGGAAATCATTAAATTCTCTACCTGATCGCGTCTCGGGTACGATGCTCCTACATTTGACACAACTTTATTATAAGCGTCTTGAGCCGTTAAGGGTGTATTTTTCATTGGATAATCATAAGGAGCTGACAGGATCGTTGCTATATCTCCAGTAGGATATCCCGTTAAATCTTGAGGAACTAAAGTACCGTCTAATACCCCATTTTTATTATTGTCAAAATAGTTGCCCGCACCATATAAAGAAAAATTATCATTTCCTCTGTTAAAAGGCGTAGTAACTGAAGCATTTGTATTTGGTCCTCCAATAAAATAATTATTAATAATATTTACATCTGAGTTTCCTGCAGAATCTCCTCCCATGATGTATGCGTCTCCAGATTCAGCATGCCCATAAGTATTTCCATAGTTCCCCCAATTATAAACCACGTTGTTTACAAACTCGTTAATTCCCTTTATTTTATTGTTACGAGTTTTGTTGCAGATATATAAATTTCCAATTAAACTTATTTTACCACCCACAGGAGGCTGCATCAATCCTCCCGCAGAGTGATTGTGACGGTGTAATCCTTGGCCAATAATAGAATTCTGAATCGTTATGTTATCAGGACTTGTGCCTTTGCTATCCCAGTTAATAGAAAACACTTCATCTGTACCCCAGGTAAAAGACATGTGGTCAAAAATCATGTTTGCGCCATTTGCAATACCTGACGCGTCTTGCCCTTGGGTTGTAGTTCCATACCGAATACGGAGATATCGGGCTATAGTATTATTTGAACCTGTAAATGTAACCTTTGCACCTAGAAGAACAATTCCTTCCCCAGTAGCCGTTTGTCCAGCAATGGTGGTGTTTTTTGCCACTACAATTTGAGATAGTGTGTTGATTATCCCTCCAACCTTAAATATTACAAATCGGCCTTCTTGACTAACTGCATCGCGAAATGAGCCCGCTCCGCTGTCATTTAAATTGGTCACAAAATAAATTTGAGGATTAGCAGCT
Protein-coding sequences here:
- a CDS encoding LamG-like jellyroll fold domain-containing protein, whose product is MKLKTLLFRQVPKALLICGLALSFGNLNSQTLAFPEATGFGRYTTGARGAANPQIYFVTNLNDSGAGSFRDAVSQEGRFVIFKVGGIINTLSQIVVAKNTTIAGQTATGEGIVLLGAKVTFTGSNNTIARYLRIRYGTTTQGQDASGIANGANMIFDHMSFTWGTDEVFSINWDSKGTSPDNITIQNSIIGQGLHRHNHSAGGLMQPPVGGKISLIGNLYICNKTRNNKIKGINEFVNNVVYNWGNYGNTYGHAESGDAYIMGGDSAGNSDVNIINNYFIGGPNTNASVTTPFNRGNDNFSLYGAGNYFDNNKNGVLDGTLVPQDLTGYPTGDIATILSAPYDYPMKNTPLTAQDAYNKVVSNVGASYPRRDQVENLMISDLMSKGTTATYVYVQTDLTSKFGFTNGGAGHVYGAPAPLDTDNDGMPDAWEDANGLNKNSADALAVSTTQVPYLNIEVYINGLTNQTPPDFIIPPTSITFNASSVEIPTPSSKVILNWTNNSNNETNFVIERSTDGFSFTEISQTAANTVTYTDANLITNTKYYYRIKAKTATESSSYSDVNSITTPAIPSAPTKAATPAPATGLNAVELLNGALALKWTGSSNTTTYSVYFGTNPDSLTKLGDVAYVVAPTYSLTGLSPATTYYWRIDASNAKGVVTGDLWNFRALNPELVGHWPFKETAGDGDQIADISSYTNNGRLDAAFDNAAVRVSGKANNAIDFGTLLPNKLMVSIPHQENLLFDKSSFTVSFWMKADASLIPAGSTLSSYILCKGSMTKNATTGATGRRFNIEIKSNQFRFAIDDDKTKTELNSTLAATSYFNGNWVHVVIMRDVTAAKLRIYTNGVLTGEKADATGTAVGIGEPTDLVIGNIGTLELYANTTPAPYKGKLDELKIFNYALSASEITAIYNTTVINAPSNLTFESHTTATPLASTTAILNWIDNSNNEANFILERSLDGSSFNQIAELAANTTAYTDTDVVHSTKYYYRLKATNKTDSSNYSEIFEATTEAAPAPIKAINPNPANGTYFLELPTQNFNLAWESNTDATNYSVYFGTDPENLSKLSDVSYSENPSYQLPTALNSRVYYYWRVDASNDYGTTTGDTWGFRITTNEIVIHPNPVKEQININIPSYNSPNITATLMDGTGTIILKEVLESNGNSKGNFKIHLTKKNLPGVYILNITGEDLNNNVKLLMK